A DNA window from Amycolatopsis sp. DSM 110486 contains the following coding sequences:
- a CDS encoding hydantoinase B/oxoprolinase family protein, producing MANAEWQFWVDRGGTFTDIVARRPDGQLLTHKLLSMNPARYRDAAVAGIKVLLGVSGDAPVPVERVETVRMGTTVATNALLERKGERTLLVITRGFADALRIAYQNRPRIFDRHIVLPEMLYERVVEVDERIAADGTVLRAPDLDQLGHGLRQAYADGIHAVAVVCLHSHLYPAHEQEIGSLAEQIGFPQISLSSEVSPLMKLVPRGDTAVVDAYLSPVLRRYVDQVAAQMRGVRLMFMQSNGGLAEAGHFRGKDAILSGPAGGIVGMVRMSALAGFDHVIGFDMGGTSTDVSHYAGEYERVFTTQVAGVRLRAPMLDIHTVAAGGGSILHFDGSRYRVGPDSAGADPGPASYRGGGPLTITDANVMLGRVQSAHFPAVFGPDGDQPLDSDVVRRRFTELAGEVRAQTGDERSPEEVAEGFLRIAVANMSNAVKKISVQKGHDVTRYVLTTFGGAGGQHACAVADALGIRTVLVPPMAGVLSALGIGLADTTAMREQSVEIRLDAAALPKLAQVADTLEEAARFELLDEGIPTERIRAVRRVQVRYDGTDTAVPVELAELDTMITEFETSHRATYSFLMDRPLIAEAISVEATGLTEQPDLSQLGEQTPDAADLGDTASLCTQGAWREVPLRQRERMCPGDILTGPAIIAEANATTVVDDGWRATMTRSGHLVAERVAAPDETDAATASDPVLLEIFNNLFMSIAEQMGTRLEATAQSVNIRERLDFSCALFDADGNLVANAPHIPVHLGSMGTSVKEVVSRRAGEMKPGDVYAVNDPYHGGTHLPDITVITPVFDAVGKHILFFVASRGHHAEIGGITPGSMPAHSREVDEEGVLFDNWLLAESGRFRESETLRLLTDLPYPSRSPETNLADLRAQIAANQKGVDEVGKMIDHFGLEVVQAYMRHVQDNAEDAVRRVIDTLGDGEYRYRMDSGAIIAVRVTVDRASRSATIDFTGTSPQLDTNFNAPSSVANAAVLYVFRTLVADEIPLNDGCLRPLRIIIPEGSMLAPTYPAAVVAGNVETSQAITGALFAALRVQAEGSGTMNNVTFGNERHQYYETLASGSGAGEGFDGASAVQTHMTNSRLTDPEVLEWRFPVLLREFAIRRGSGGRGRWHGGDGATRRLEFTEPVTVSTLSSHRKVPPYGMAGGSPGALGRNHVRHADGTVTDLAGADSAQVRPGDVLIVETPGGGGYGAPQPPQ from the coding sequence GTGGCGAATGCGGAGTGGCAGTTCTGGGTCGACCGGGGCGGTACGTTCACCGACATCGTGGCGCGGCGGCCGGACGGGCAGCTGCTGACGCACAAGTTGCTGTCCATGAACCCGGCGCGCTACCGCGACGCGGCGGTGGCTGGGATCAAGGTGCTGCTGGGGGTGAGCGGGGATGCGCCGGTGCCGGTCGAGCGGGTCGAGACGGTGCGGATGGGCACTACGGTGGCGACGAACGCACTGCTGGAACGCAAGGGCGAGCGCACGCTGCTGGTGATCACGCGGGGATTCGCCGACGCGCTGCGCATCGCGTACCAGAACCGTCCCAGGATCTTCGACCGGCACATCGTGCTGCCGGAGATGCTGTACGAGCGTGTCGTCGAGGTCGACGAACGGATCGCCGCCGACGGCACGGTGCTGCGCGCGCCCGATCTCGACCAGCTGGGCCACGGGCTGCGGCAGGCGTACGCCGACGGGATTCACGCCGTCGCGGTGGTGTGCCTGCACAGCCACTTGTACCCGGCCCACGAGCAGGAGATCGGCAGCCTGGCCGAGCAGATCGGCTTTCCCCAGATCTCGCTGTCGTCCGAGGTCAGTCCGCTGATGAAGCTGGTGCCTCGCGGAGACACCGCGGTGGTGGACGCCTACTTGTCCCCGGTGTTGCGTCGCTACGTCGACCAGGTGGCCGCTCAGATGCGCGGCGTCCGGTTGATGTTCATGCAGTCCAACGGGGGACTGGCCGAGGCCGGGCATTTCCGTGGCAAGGACGCCATCCTGTCCGGCCCGGCTGGGGGCATCGTCGGCATGGTGCGGATGTCGGCGCTGGCGGGATTCGACCATGTGATCGGCTTCGACATGGGTGGTACCTCGACCGACGTGTCGCACTACGCCGGCGAGTACGAGCGGGTGTTCACCACTCAGGTCGCCGGGGTCCGGCTGCGCGCCCCGATGCTGGACATCCACACCGTGGCCGCCGGGGGCGGGTCGATCCTGCACTTCGACGGGAGCCGCTATCGCGTCGGCCCGGACTCGGCCGGCGCGGACCCCGGCCCGGCCTCCTATCGCGGCGGCGGACCGTTGACCATCACCGACGCCAACGTCATGCTCGGCCGGGTACAGTCCGCACACTTCCCGGCTGTGTTCGGCCCCGACGGGGACCAGCCGTTGGACAGTGACGTTGTGCGGCGCCGCTTCACCGAACTGGCCGGCGAGGTACGGGCACAGACCGGTGATGAGCGCTCACCGGAAGAGGTCGCCGAGGGGTTCCTGCGGATCGCGGTGGCGAACATGTCGAATGCGGTCAAGAAGATCTCCGTCCAAAAGGGACACGACGTGACCCGGTACGTACTGACCACTTTCGGTGGTGCGGGCGGGCAGCACGCCTGCGCGGTGGCGGACGCACTCGGTATCCGCACGGTGCTCGTGCCGCCGATGGCCGGCGTGCTCTCCGCGCTCGGGATCGGGCTGGCCGACACCACCGCGATGCGGGAACAGTCCGTCGAGATCAGGCTCGACGCCGCGGCGCTGCCGAAGCTGGCGCAGGTCGCCGACACCCTCGAGGAGGCCGCGCGTTTCGAGCTGCTCGACGAGGGCATCCCGACTGAGCGGATCCGAGCGGTCCGTCGAGTGCAGGTGCGCTACGACGGCACTGACACCGCGGTGCCAGTAGAACTGGCCGAACTCGACACCATGATCACCGAGTTCGAGACAAGCCACCGAGCGACGTATTCGTTTCTGATGGACCGTCCGCTGATCGCCGAAGCGATCTCCGTCGAGGCCACGGGACTGACCGAACAACCGGATCTGTCCCAGCTGGGCGAGCAGACTCCCGACGCCGCCGATCTGGGCGACACCGCGTCCCTCTGCACCCAGGGAGCCTGGCGCGAGGTGCCGTTGCGGCAGCGGGAGCGGATGTGCCCCGGCGATATTCTGACCGGGCCGGCGATCATTGCCGAGGCCAACGCCACCACCGTGGTCGACGACGGCTGGCGGGCGACGATGACGAGGTCCGGGCACCTGGTCGCCGAGCGGGTGGCGGCGCCGGATGAGACGGACGCGGCGACTGCGTCGGATCCGGTGCTGTTGGAGATCTTCAACAACCTGTTCATGTCGATCGCCGAACAGATGGGCACCCGGCTGGAAGCCACGGCCCAGTCGGTGAACATCCGCGAGCGGCTGGACTTCTCGTGTGCGTTGTTCGACGCGGACGGCAACCTCGTCGCCAATGCGCCGCACATCCCCGTCCATCTGGGCTCGATGGGGACCAGCGTCAAGGAGGTGGTCAGCCGACGCGCCGGCGAGATGAAACCCGGTGACGTGTACGCGGTCAACGATCCCTACCACGGCGGCACGCACCTGCCGGACATCACCGTCATCACCCCCGTCTTCGACGCCGTGGGCAAGCACATTCTGTTCTTCGTCGCCTCTCGCGGGCACCATGCCGAAATCGGCGGTATCACGCCTGGCTCCATGCCGGCCCACAGCCGCGAGGTCGACGAAGAAGGGGTGCTGTTCGACAACTGGCTGCTCGCCGAAAGCGGCCGGTTCCGCGAGAGTGAAACGCTGCGCCTCCTGACCGACCTGCCTTACCCGTCTCGCAGTCCGGAGACGAACCTCGCCGATCTACGTGCCCAGATCGCCGCCAACCAGAAAGGTGTCGACGAGGTCGGCAAGATGATCGACCATTTCGGACTCGAAGTCGTCCAGGCGTACATGCGGCACGTTCAGGACAACGCCGAGGACGCTGTCCGCCGTGTGATCGACACGCTCGGCGACGGTGAATACCGGTACCGTATGGACTCCGGCGCGATCATCGCCGTGCGGGTCACAGTGGACCGCGCGAGTCGCAGTGCGACCATCGACTTCACCGGTACCTCGCCCCAGCTGGACACGAATTTCAACGCACCGTCCTCGGTCGCCAACGCCGCGGTGCTGTACGTGTTCCGGACCCTCGTCGCCGACGAGATCCCGCTCAACGACGGCTGCCTGCGCCCATTGCGGATCATCATCCCGGAGGGCTCGATGCTCGCGCCCACCTATCCCGCGGCCGTCGTCGCCGGCAACGTCGAAACCTCTCAGGCGATCACCGGTGCGTTGTTCGCCGCTCTGCGGGTGCAGGCCGAAGGCTCGGGGACGATGAACAACGTCACCTTCGGCAACGAACGTCACCAGTACTACGAAACCCTCGCGTCCGGCTCCGGTGCAGGCGAGGGATTCGACGGTGCGTCCGCGGTGCAGACGCACATGACGAATTCCCGGCTCACCGACCCCGAGGTACTTGA
- a CDS encoding pyridoxamine 5'-phosphate oxidase family protein encodes MTELRPLTTRECIDLLSTQPVGRLVFTENALPAIRPVNFSVHEGNIIVRSSRTGSVAKLRDEVVAFEVDSIDLATRTGWSVVVLGKANPITEIDELVALAEPRHRPWPGGERSHFVRIPIEVINGRMFHVSDAGTTQPCGLGSQE; translated from the coding sequence ATGACCGAGTTGCGCCCTTTGACCACGCGGGAATGCATCGACCTGCTGTCGACCCAGCCTGTGGGCAGGCTGGTGTTTACCGAGAACGCGTTGCCTGCCATCCGGCCGGTCAACTTCTCCGTGCACGAGGGAAACATCATCGTCCGGAGCAGCCGCACCGGGTCGGTTGCCAAGCTCCGCGACGAAGTGGTCGCGTTCGAGGTCGACAGCATCGACCTCGCCACCCGCACCGGATGGAGTGTTGTCGTGCTTGGCAAGGCGAATCCGATCACCGAAATCGACGAACTGGTGGCGCTGGCCGAGCCCCGCCACCGGCCATGGCCCGGTGGAGAACGTTCACACTTCGTGCGGATCCCGATAGAAGTCATCAACGGGCGAATGTTCCACGTGTCGGACGCTGGCACCACTCAGCCCTGCGGACTGGGAAGCCAGGAATAG
- a CDS encoding alpha/beta fold hydrolase produces MRRRACCRDVRGVVIPASGHNMAWENPDALAQAYLDFFATG; encoded by the coding sequence GTGCGCCGCCGGGCCTGTTGCCGCGACGTCCGCGGCGTCGTCATCCCCGCGTCCGGTCACAACATGGCGTGGGAGAACCCCGACGCCCTGGCCCAGGCCTACCTCGACTTCTTCGCCACCGGCTAA
- a CDS encoding recombinase family protein: MDALAQWMTTSRPTQPSPPPHRDGGLRFAFYGRTSTLRHQDRVSSQGWQRDTADDLVTSHGQIVADYFDAGTSRRTPWPQRPQAAQLMAEITNPEPAIDAIVVGEYERAFTGSQFATIYAWCTRYGIQLWLPETEGPVDLGNRDHRALLSLLATQSQREVLRARHRVLAAMHNQATQQGRYLGGRPPYGYQLVDAGPHPNPAEARWGRRLQRLAPDSRTAPHVTRMFQQRLARHTVASIARSLNERGIPCPSSADPQRNRHRTRGTWTLRTVAAILANPRYTGRQTWNRRATGSTDPSSTPALSIKLAHPALVTEHDFVAAQQIRAARPSNDGRTHQFALAGLIHCGTCNRRLDSHWNHGRPTYRCRHGHTSTRGPNQARPKTLYIREDHLIDQISIQLEDPTTHGGHTGPGSDRTRRNRIATALRTSATFVICDSTGWRLETINSI, from the coding sequence GTGGACGCGCTCGCGCAGTGGATGACCACCAGCAGACCTACCCAGCCCTCTCCCCCACCCCACCGCGACGGCGGGCTGCGGTTCGCCTTCTACGGCCGCACCTCAACCCTGCGCCACCAAGACCGCGTGTCCTCGCAAGGCTGGCAACGCGACACCGCCGACGACCTCGTCACCAGCCACGGCCAGATCGTCGCCGACTACTTCGACGCCGGCACCTCCCGCCGCACCCCGTGGCCGCAGCGACCCCAAGCTGCCCAGCTGATGGCAGAGATTACCAACCCCGAGCCGGCGATCGATGCGATCGTGGTCGGTGAATACGAACGCGCCTTCACCGGAAGCCAGTTCGCCACGATCTACGCCTGGTGCACCCGGTACGGCATCCAGCTCTGGCTACCGGAAACAGAAGGTCCAGTAGACCTCGGCAACCGCGACCACCGAGCACTGCTTTCCCTGCTAGCGACCCAGTCGCAACGCGAAGTACTCCGCGCCCGACACCGGGTCCTGGCCGCGATGCACAACCAAGCGACCCAGCAAGGCCGCTACCTCGGCGGACGACCCCCCTACGGCTACCAACTCGTCGACGCCGGACCGCACCCCAATCCCGCCGAGGCTCGCTGGGGCCGACGACTCCAACGCCTCGCCCCCGACTCACGCACCGCACCCCACGTGACACGGATGTTCCAGCAACGTCTCGCCAGGCACACTGTCGCCAGCATCGCCCGATCACTCAACGAACGCGGCATCCCCTGCCCCTCCAGCGCCGACCCACAACGCAACCGCCACCGGACCCGCGGCACCTGGACACTGCGCACCGTCGCCGCCATCCTCGCCAACCCCCGCTACACCGGACGCCAAACCTGGAACCGCCGCGCCACAGGGTCCACCGATCCCAGCTCAACACCCGCGCTGTCGATCAAGCTCGCCCACCCAGCCCTCGTCACCGAGCACGACTTCGTCGCTGCTCAGCAGATCCGGGCGGCGCGACCATCCAACGACGGCCGGACCCACCAGTTCGCCCTCGCCGGCCTCATCCACTGCGGCACCTGCAACCGACGTCTGGACTCCCACTGGAACCACGGACGCCCCACCTACCGCTGCCGCCACGGCCACACCAGCACCCGAGGCCCAAACCAGGCTCGGCCGAAGACCTTGTACATCCGAGAAGACCATCTCATCGATCAGATCAGCATCCAACTCGAAGACCCGACGACCCACGGCGGCCACACCGGACCTGGATCCGACCGAACACGACGCAACCGCATCGCGACAGCGCTACGCACATCGGCAACGTTCGTCATCTGCGACAGCACCGGTTGGCGACTCGAAACGATCAACTCGATCTGA
- a CDS encoding VOC family protein: MAAGRDPPGVLQFTPPGSACSVQFGAALTEAEPGSAKGYLIVADIVAARDALVAAGVEVEEIFHEGPGGREAGLDPDRGTYRSRATFADPDGKQWLLREITSRLPGRVDPAEARFSSAGDLAAALRRAEAAHGEHGKRTGERDINWRDWYAEYMVAERTGTGLPTWDRRGGD, translated from the coding sequence GTGGCGGCTGGACGTGACCCGCCGGGGGTTCTGCAGTTCACGCCGCCCGGATCGGCGTGTTCGGTGCAGTTCGGGGCGGCGCTGACCGAGGCCGAGCCCGGCTCCGCCAAGGGGTACCTGATCGTCGCGGACATCGTGGCGGCGCGGGACGCGCTGGTAGCCGCCGGGGTCGAGGTGGAGGAGATCTTCCACGAGGGGCCCGGTGGACGCGAGGCGGGCCTCGATCCGGACCGCGGGACGTACCGGTCACGCGCGACGTTCGCCGATCCGGACGGCAAGCAGTGGCTGCTGCGGGAGATCACGAGCCGCCTGCCGGGGCGGGTGGACCCGGCAGAGGCGAGGTTCTCGTCGGCCGGCGACCTCGCCGCGGCTCTGCGCCGTGCGGAGGCCGCGCACGGTGAGCACGGGAAGCGCACCGGCGAGCGTGACATCAACTGGCGCGACTGGTACGCCGAGTACATGGTCGCCGAACGAACCGGCACGGGACTGCCGACCTGGGACCGACGCGGAGGCGATTAG
- a CDS encoding carboxymuconolactone decarboxylase family protein — protein sequence MTDETVRNRRADSSAHEALAKLARQGADAFGYRAELRIDRQLAQLLRLRVSQLNNCVYCLNLHYEAARAAGIPRPVIDTLTAWWETDFHDDAARAALAYTEALTRVADAPIAGGFGARHDTLAEHFSPEEILEIIGIVINMNVWTRLKLAEGAVPILTARAN from the coding sequence ATGACCGACGAGACCGTTCGGAACCGGCGGGCCGACAGCTCAGCCCACGAGGCCCTCGCCAAACTGGCTCGCCAGGGCGCTGATGCCTTCGGTTACCGAGCCGAGTTGCGCATCGACCGCCAACTTGCCCAGCTCCTGCGCCTGAGGGTTTCGCAGCTCAACAACTGCGTCTATTGCCTGAACCTCCACTACGAGGCAGCCCGCGCCGCCGGCATACCCCGACCGGTCATCGACACCCTGACCGCCTGGTGGGAGACCGACTTCCACGACGACGCGGCACGCGCCGCCCTCGCCTACACCGAGGCGCTCACACGCGTCGCGGATGCGCCCATTGCCGGTGGTTTCGGTGCCCGGCACGACACTCTCGCCGAGCATTTCTCGCCCGAGGAGATCCTCGAGATCATCGGTATCGTCATCAACATGAACGTCTGGACCCGGCTCAAACTGGCCGAAGGCGCCGTGCCCATCCTGACCGCGCGCGCGAACTAG
- a CDS encoding FAD-dependent oxidoreductase — protein sequence MKAVVCGAGIAGLAAAQCLSRHGWEVVMLERAPAPRAQGYMIDFMGPEYDAAEAMGILPRLRELGYAVDEAGYYDETGRQRAVIRHDAFAKPVGGRLLSIMRPDLELALRESLPGDVELRFGAEVTAVSDRESGVRVGMAEGTDYEADLLVGADGVHSTVRGLVFGPEHGYFKYLDFHTAAFTFEDPKVQPLVRDRFCLSDSTGAQLGCYGLRDGRVAVFAVHRTPDPTLPADRAAALRREYRGLGWIAPRVLAACPPDDEVYYDQVAQIVMPRWSSGHVVLVGGAGSWHGRGNRGTRSCSRGADGAGGCDRESSWWGWTFPLPPRQRESSGRSRRHMSPTALPCGRGRSWTGGLKAATLPGSGYSTVDVGEVLPLAAPPSRGSKPRPGGPPPQFAVLAGIPVVDVDDGARGPVRDGREEEDDRAPAGCRPQWVRSA from the coding sequence ATGAAGGCCGTGGTGTGTGGTGCGGGGATCGCCGGCCTGGCCGCCGCACAGTGCCTTTCGCGGCACGGTTGGGAAGTCGTGATGCTCGAGCGCGCACCGGCCCCACGCGCCCAGGGCTACATGATCGACTTCATGGGCCCCGAATACGACGCCGCGGAGGCGATGGGCATCCTCCCGCGGCTGCGCGAGCTCGGTTACGCGGTCGACGAGGCCGGCTACTACGACGAAACCGGCCGGCAGCGTGCCGTGATCCGGCACGACGCGTTCGCCAAGCCGGTCGGCGGGCGGCTGCTGAGCATCATGCGGCCGGATCTCGAGCTGGCGCTGCGGGAAAGCCTGCCCGGCGACGTCGAACTCAGGTTCGGCGCGGAGGTCACCGCCGTCTCCGACCGCGAGAGCGGCGTCCGGGTGGGCATGGCCGAGGGAACCGATTACGAGGCCGACTTGCTTGTCGGCGCCGATGGGGTGCACTCGACTGTCCGCGGGCTGGTGTTCGGTCCCGAGCACGGCTATTTCAAGTACCTCGACTTCCACACCGCGGCGTTCACGTTCGAGGACCCGAAGGTGCAACCGCTGGTTCGTGACCGGTTCTGCCTCTCCGACAGCACGGGCGCGCAACTCGGCTGCTACGGGCTCCGTGACGGCCGGGTCGCCGTCTTCGCGGTCCACCGCACCCCGGATCCGACGCTGCCCGCTGACCGCGCCGCCGCGCTCCGGCGCGAGTATCGGGGGCTCGGCTGGATCGCGCCGCGGGTGCTCGCCGCTTGCCCGCCGGACGACGAGGTGTACTACGACCAAGTCGCGCAAATCGTGATGCCACGCTGGAGCAGCGGCCACGTCGTCCTCGTCGGCGGAGCGGGGAGCTGGCACGGTCGCGGGAACAGGGGCACTCGATCCTGCTCGCGCGGTGCCGATGGGGCCGGTGGGTGTGACCGGGAGTCTTCGTGGTGGGGCTGGACATTCCCGTTACCGCCGCGGCAGCGGGAGTCCAGCGGCAGGAGCAGGAGGCACATGAGCCCGACCGCGCTGCCGTGCGGAAGGGGGCGCAGCTGGACGGGTGGCTTGAAGGCCGCAACGCTGCCCGGCTCCGGATATTCCACAGTGGACGTGGGGGAGGTGCTCCCACTCGCGGCTCCGCCGTCACGAGGAAGCAAGCCCCGGCCGGGCGGCCCGCCACCACAGTTCGCCGTCCTGGCGGGGATCCCCGTCGTCGACGTTGACGATGGCGCCCGTGGTCCAGTTCGAGACGGACGAGAGGAGGAAGACGATCGCGCTCCTGCGGGGTGCCGACCCCAGTGGGTGCGGTCCGCTTAA
- a CDS encoding nitroreductase family deazaflavin-dependent oxidoreductase, translating into MIGRTGARLLRNRRLMRAPIWLYRARLGFLLGSRLLLLEHVGRKTGARRTVVLEVVGHPAPDTYVVASGFGDRAQWYRNVVAEPRVRVASGARGLSPATARRLPTAEADAVLAVYVSEHRRAWRRFKTILENTLGTTISERDTDLPMVELRLDGAGS; encoded by the coding sequence ATGATCGGACGCACGGGCGCCCGGCTGCTGCGCAACCGGCGGCTCATGCGTGCCCCCATCTGGCTCTACCGCGCCCGGCTCGGGTTCCTCCTCGGTTCCCGGTTGCTCCTGCTCGAGCACGTCGGCCGCAAGACCGGTGCGCGGCGCACGGTCGTGTTGGAAGTCGTCGGACACCCAGCCCCGGACACGTACGTGGTGGCGTCCGGCTTCGGCGACCGGGCGCAGTGGTACCGCAATGTCGTCGCCGAGCCTCGGGTTCGGGTCGCCAGCGGAGCGCGGGGCCTGTCGCCGGCGACTGCGCGGAGGCTGCCCACCGCGGAGGCGGACGCCGTGCTCGCGGTCTACGTGAGCGAGCACCGGCGAGCCTGGCGCCGCTTCAAGACGATCCTCGAGAACACTCTCGGCACGACGATCAGCGAGCGGGACACCGACCTGCCGATGGTCGAGCTGCGCCTCGACGGAGCGGGATCATGA
- a CDS encoding TetR/AcrR family transcriptional regulator, producing MGSLPDDRTAKARIRDEALRLFGERDPDAVTVREVASASGVSPALVIRHYGSKNGLRAAVDEHVARVFAAALAEAAAPSGDHPFDPEAVPSLVEAVAGNLPADSAIPGYLGRLLLAGGPAASALFGKLHALSRDVLTAMARAGLANAGADPEVRAAFLLVNDLAVLILRDRLRDVLGVDPLSAEGMRRWGTEVFAVYRDGLGDPAAGPG from the coding sequence ATGGGTTCACTTCCGGACGACCGGACGGCGAAGGCGAGGATCCGCGACGAGGCGCTGCGGCTGTTCGGCGAGCGCGATCCGGACGCGGTGACGGTCCGTGAGGTGGCGTCGGCGTCGGGCGTCTCGCCGGCGCTGGTGATCCGGCACTATGGGTCCAAGAACGGGCTGCGTGCCGCGGTCGACGAGCACGTGGCGCGAGTCTTCGCGGCTGCGCTCGCCGAGGCCGCCGCCCCGAGCGGCGACCACCCGTTCGACCCGGAGGCAGTGCCCAGCCTCGTCGAGGCGGTGGCCGGCAACCTTCCGGCCGACTCGGCCATCCCCGGATACCTCGGTCGGCTGCTGCTCGCCGGTGGGCCGGCGGCGTCCGCGTTGTTCGGCAAGCTCCACGCGCTGAGCCGCGACGTGCTCACGGCCATGGCGCGGGCCGGCCTGGCGAATGCGGGTGCCGATCCCGAGGTGCGTGCGGCGTTCCTGCTTGTCAACGACCTCGCCGTGCTGATCCTGCGCGACCGACTGCGCGATGTGCTCGGCGTCGACCCGCTGTCGGCCGAGGGGATGCGCCGCTGGGGCACCGAGGTGTTCGCGGTCTACCGCGACGGCCTTGGCGACCCCGCGGCCGGGCCGGGCTGA
- a CDS encoding ArsB/NhaD family transporter: MSTVIAVTVFVIAYLFIATEKIPKMAAALAGAGVVLATGVSGSADAFFSEDTGVDWNVIFLLLGMMIIVGILRRTGVFEFVAIWAAKRAKGSPLRIMILLVLITAVASAFLDNVTTVLLIAPVTLLVCDRLGIRPTPFLIAEVVASNIGGTATLIGDPPNIIIGSRSGLTFNDFLVNLAPIVALELVVLVLVLPWLFRGSFSADPARVADVMALNEREAIQRPKLLLKSGVVLLFVFAGFVLHSVIHLDPSVVALLGAGVLVLVSGTQPKQYLAGVEWETLLFFAGLFIMIGALVKTGVIDNLAHLAAEATGGNALLAVFLILGVSALLSGVIDNIPYVATMSPLVLALAQDIPDPAHSQALWWSLALGADFGGNMTAVGASANVVMLGIAARSGSPISFWEFTKKGAIITVITVIVAAPYLWLRYFVLS; encoded by the coding sequence ATGAGCACCGTCATCGCGGTCACCGTGTTCGTCATCGCCTACTTGTTCATCGCCACCGAGAAGATCCCGAAGATGGCCGCGGCACTCGCCGGAGCCGGTGTCGTGCTCGCGACCGGGGTCAGCGGATCGGCCGATGCGTTCTTCTCCGAGGACACCGGCGTCGACTGGAACGTCATCTTCCTCCTGCTCGGCATGATGATCATCGTCGGCATCCTGCGCCGTACCGGGGTGTTCGAGTTCGTCGCCATCTGGGCCGCGAAGCGCGCCAAGGGTTCACCGCTGCGGATCATGATCCTGCTCGTGCTCATCACCGCGGTCGCCTCGGCGTTCCTCGACAACGTCACGACCGTGCTGCTGATCGCCCCGGTGACCCTGCTGGTGTGCGACCGGCTCGGCATCAGGCCGACACCGTTCCTCATCGCCGAGGTCGTCGCGTCCAACATCGGCGGGACGGCGACCCTTATCGGCGATCCGCCCAACATCATCATCGGCAGCCGCTCCGGCCTGACCTTCAACGACTTCCTGGTCAACCTCGCGCCCATCGTCGCCCTCGAGCTCGTGGTGCTCGTCCTGGTGCTGCCGTGGCTGTTTCGCGGTTCCTTCTCGGCCGACCCGGCCCGGGTCGCCGACGTGATGGCACTCAACGAACGCGAAGCGATCCAACGGCCGAAACTGCTGCTCAAATCCGGCGTTGTGCTCCTGTTCGTATTCGCCGGGTTCGTGCTGCACTCGGTGATCCACCTCGACCCGTCGGTCGTCGCACTGCTCGGTGCCGGGGTGCTCGTTCTCGTCTCGGGCACGCAGCCGAAGCAGTATCTCGCCGGGGTCGAGTGGGAGACGCTGTTGTTCTTCGCCGGGTTGTTCATCATGATCGGCGCGCTGGTCAAGACCGGTGTGATCGACAACCTGGCGCACCTCGCGGCCGAGGCCACCGGCGGCAACGCGCTGCTCGCCGTGTTCCTGATTCTGGGTGTTTCCGCACTGCTGTCCGGCGTGATCGACAACATCCCGTACGTGGCCACGATGAGTCCGCTCGTGCTGGCTCTTGCGCAGGACATCCCTGACCCGGCGCATTCTCAGGCGCTGTGGTGGTCGCTGGCGCTTGGTGCCGATTTCGGTGGCAACATGACCGCGGTGGGCGCCAGCGCCAACGTCGTCATGCTCGGCATCGCCGCCCGCTCCGGCTCACCGATCTCCTTCTGGGAGTTCACCAAGAAGGGCGCGATCATCACCGTGATCACCGTTATCGTCGCGGCACCCTACCTCTGGCTGCGCTATTTCGTGCTTTCCTGA
- a CDS encoding CBS domain-containing protein has product MHAAEMAEEYPVVDLDSDALAAARLLAQQRLPGLVVTDSTGCPQSVLPASQVVQFLVPRYVVDDPALAGVLNESMADRVADRLGGRTVRELLPAEPTELPRANADDTVVEVAAMMARLRCPLVAVMDGRTLLGVVSASRLLELALR; this is encoded by the coding sequence ATGCATGCTGCCGAGATGGCCGAGGAGTACCCGGTCGTCGACCTGGACTCCGATGCGCTGGCCGCGGCGCGGCTGCTCGCTCAGCAGCGGCTGCCCGGCCTGGTGGTGACCGACTCGACCGGGTGTCCGCAATCGGTGCTGCCGGCCTCACAGGTAGTGCAGTTCCTGGTGCCCCGGTACGTGGTGGACGACCCGGCCCTGGCCGGGGTGCTGAACGAGTCGATGGCCGATCGGGTGGCAGACAGGCTCGGCGGCCGCACCGTCCGCGAACTGCTGCCGGCCGAGCCCACGGAGCTGCCGCGCGCGAACGCGGACGACACCGTGGTGGAGGTCGCCGCGATGATGGCACGGCTACGCTGCCCGCTCGTCGCCGTCATGGACGGCCGGACGCTGCTCGGCGTTGTTTCCGCCTCGCGCCTGCTGGAGCTCGCGCTGCGCTGA